The genomic stretch AAACGTCTCTttcattcaaaatgttttttaggcatttcaatagatagatagatgttttgatttgatttcatccTAAATTGCCAATCACTAATCAAAATTTGGCGTATttccataaaaattaaatctttttaaaattttttttgttatacattgGAGAATAAGTAGGGagagtattaaaaaaaagtacataccCGTTACTCGGACCGGTCGGGTACTACTAGCGCGTCCGGCATTACCGACTACGTGAGCGCCCAAGCTGTGACCAATTAAGTGGACGTTGTTCCAGTTACCGCCAGCGGTACTGAAGAGGAAGTTAAGGAAATTCGTAAGATGTCTGCCAACGTCGGGAACAGCTCTCACGGATGTGGTGTAGACTCCACTGGCAGAACTTCTCCAGTCTAGGACTATGACGTTGACATCTGCGACCGCAAGGAAAGCGGCTGTGATGAGAGGGTTATGCGCTGTGTTTCCGTTGCTGTTCCATCCGTGCACGAGGACTTTGGTGGGGCGGTTTCCCATGTAGTTGGAGTTACGGATTGAGTTTGCGTTACCGTTCACCAAAATTTGGCGGCTGGTAGGATTACGTCTGCAAATGTGAAAAATAGGTAAAATATAGTAATCGTAACAAGCAATTCTTGTAATTAGGATGCAAATATGAGATGAGATGAGAACAAATTGTATCAATTTACCTTGTGAACAGCCAGTACTCATTGCGAGCACCATTTCTGGTTTGAAGAAACTCTTCATCAACGGGAGCATGCAGATCTACAAGATGAGGGTTACCTTCACCATCGGGCATCCAAATGTACCGGCTCTCGCCTTCCACATAATGGCTGTTATCTAATGGCACCAACGGAATTGCGCTACCAGCGCACACTGTGAGAAAcaaatgtagaaaaatataaattatacatttattagatTTCACATGTTTTCTGATTAATGTTTTTACAATGTGTAAAGCGGTATAGTGccgaaaaaaaatactaacatgCTACTGAGGCAAGCAAAACCACCAAGAGCTTCATGATGAAGGTTTCATTCAACAATATCTTCGAGTGTATATATAATGCTGTTTATCTCTTCCGTTTTAATTATCATACATATTATCTATGTAATTACAATGATTTAACATTCGATTAATTTTCCATATCAAATTTTCTTATTCGACTTAATTATTAATCCAAATAAGATTTTGCGTAGTTTTGGATGCTTCGATATGACGGAGATAACTAGGAAGATTATCAAATTGCTTTCATAGATAGCGATTCCGTAACGGAAAAATATccaacgaaatattttttactatttttatgtaatcttttaacgtatttttttttgttatgactTTGTTTATACTCATAAACGGAATCAGactatattccatttttaaggCAGAATTCCATTTTGAAAGCAGTGAGATCaggaattatattattaaaattgtaggtAGTACTGCGGTACTTTCTTGAAGCAAAGGGCGAATATATCACGAATCTCATGCTGTAATGTTTGCATAGACAATTGTTTATCTTTTTGGAGTTTAGTATAGTATTATTTACGCTGTAAcagaaaaatcttataaaatatacatgttgCACATCATGTATACACTTCTTCTTCTTCTCCAAaagctgtatttttttattgttcccaaaattgaaatgaaattgagGATATTGAGGTACATTTAAAAGCATACCTATTTGCCACATGCGAACAACAACCACAGTGGTagagtttaatttgaccatcaataagtaagtgtaatgcttttatgttgaataaaggaattttagtttgagtttgaatagtCTGTAAATTGCCCACTAGGCTAGGCCTCCTCTGGCCGGCTTGAACTTGCTtgtcggccacggctaagactggcaGGAGGGATGCCGCGGGGCTGCTCCTGGTAAGTTCCTGGTTTGCGTCAGGGTGGACCATGTAAGTGGCCTTGTTGGCTAGGAGCACATGCACAAGCACAAGCATATGGAGGATGAGGAGGAAGGGGCGCACTAGGCACGTCCGTCCcgtacccgtcccggtcccccgacCGGGCGGCATGGGTAAACGCATTTAATCCTCGTTAAAAAAATGGCTAGGGCCTCCTCTTCCTAAGGAGAGTCTTTGAAACATATGCAACATGCACACAAccagattttattaaatcagcGTCTGGTATCATTATAAAAGAACTCTAAAGTGGCATTCtcttgtattgttgttgttgctcaCCATCAACGGACAATTTGAATGGTTTTCTGTCgatgttaaaattattctttcatCACTAGTTAATTTCAAAAGGGTAGTCATAATAGGAGATTTAAACATTGACATTAAACCTACTTTACTCGATATGCGTGGTCCTGATTATATGGACTGTCTTGTCTTTCCTGACTATCCTCCTGCACGAACCCTTCCAATAAAGGCTGCAAATTGTTTGGATTACACAATCCCAAGTACTAGAATTAAGTATTTATCTGTAACAGATAACTAAAATATGCTCCCCACAAACCCCTTGCGATACCATTtccatttattaatttgacCTTGATTCCacaaatttgaatgaaattattataataataatgatatttactGCGATATTATACTTTACTAGTTCAGGAAATCTCCTTCCTAAAGAAGTGTTCAATGTATCTCATTTAAAGTCTTTAAAGATTTAGGATGTCATCCGAATAATTAACGACCAATAGCAGTTCTGCGCGCCTTATCTAAGGTAATCAATCGAACGATTGATAAATAAAAGACTAGTGACtcgaaaattacaatttaatatcacAACAACAATTTGGGTTCCACAAAAAAGAGTCAACTAATGACACTGTCCTTACTTTAAATAGTCGTTTCTTGTTTAATCTAAATCACAACAAAAAGTTTCTTACTGTATTTTATATCTGATGACATCATACCATTCCCGTCAGCACTCTCTTACTTCAACTTGGAAAAGTGGATGTTAGGGGCTACAATTATAACCTCTTCAAAATTATCTAACAAATCGTACCTACTAAAGCGTTCCACATGGTAGCATACTAGGACCCACACTGTTTCCAATTTTTATCAATGATCTATGTTACCTTGCAATCCCAAATGCTACATTTGTATCCTTCCCTCTAAGTTTATAATTTCTACAAACAAATATCTACGAACATTTTAACAATGACTTAACATAacgtctattttatttttacatagtatATGTCTTAtacaaatctttaatattaagttattatttaattgtattggcGTATAAGCGGAATTTCTcagcttttaataataatcaagtcAATCAGTTAAGACCTCAATCTAGAAAAAAATTACTCAAACTTTCTTTTTTTaggtatttcttatttaatattccatacatttttaaagaaagTTAAAGTCAGAATAA from Vanessa cardui chromosome 1, ilVanCard2.1, whole genome shotgun sequence encodes the following:
- the LOC124544495 gene encoding pancreatic triacylglycerol lipase-like; this encodes MKLLVVLLASVALCAGSAIPLVPLDNSHYVEGESRYIWMPDGEGNPHLVDLHAPVDEEFLQTRNGARNEYWLFTRRNPTSRQILVNGNANSIRNSNYMGNRPTKVLVHGWNSNGNTAHNPLITAAFLAVADVNVIVLDWRSSASGVYTTSVRAVPDVGRHLTNFLNFLFSTAGGNWNNVHLIGHSLGAHVVGNAGRASSTRPVRVTGMDPAGPQWGNNANALNRNSGVYVESIHSNGGALGIMDPISDADFYPNGGRNQPGCATPVCSHSRAPELFASSIRSNHLVGRRCNNLSQAQNNQCTGATLVLGTSNLGKRGQGLYGLRTGNSWPF